The Coffea arabica cultivar ET-39 chromosome 1e, Coffea Arabica ET-39 HiFi, whole genome shotgun sequence genome has a window encoding:
- the LOC113690305 gene encoding uncharacterized protein: MKEMVQELESSLRWKRCGNLTNDVSSYIISKKHLNKMTSNCYKELKNADKKSNLVVLNRDSEDVPLVILIKEVQLVSLPVMESILSFLSGSKAGSKPRAWSLVSKLLQHRRAPCREDTDISVMEQIEIQLDLLNNKKSNKEVIRKVEEVHSSIEELTEVLEIVFRLLLKSRVSLLNIVNH, translated from the coding sequence ATGAAGGAAATGGTGCAGGAACTTGAGTCATCTCTACGGTGGAAAAGATGTGGAAATTTGACCAATGATGTCAGCTCATATATAATCTCCAAAAAGCACTTGAATAAGATGACCAGCAATTGCTACAAAGAGTTGAAAAATGCAGACAAGAAATCCAACTTGGTAGTGTTAAATAGAGATTCTGAAGATGTCCCTTTGGTTATCTTGATCAAAGAGGTTCAACTTGTTAGCCTTCCCGTAATGGAGTCCATTCTATCTTTCCTATCTGGATCAAAGGCAGGGTCAAAACCAAGAGCTTGGTCCTTGGTATCCAAGTTACTACAGCATAGGAGAGCACCATGCAGAGAAGATACTGATATTTCAGTGATGGAGCAAATAGAAATCCAGTTGGATCTCTTGAACAACAAGAAGTCAAACAAGGAAGTAATCAGAAAGGTTGAGGAAGTACACTCAAGCATTGAAGAATTAACAGAGGTGCTTGAAATTGTGTTCAGGCTTTTGCTGAAATCTAGAGTTTCCCTTCTCAACATTGTCAACCACTAG
- the LOC113690295 gene encoding uncharacterized protein codes for MATPKFSSHARSISLPSSSHPLLVTVEAHIQRLKSSEAASSTSQLLACQKLDGLKNLYECLDDVLQLPLSQQALSNEDVLDGSLMLLDICGAVRDIYSQMKETVQELESSLRRKRNGDLANEVSSYMISRKHLNKMISKCYKDLKKAVKNCNLEAVNKEAEKLPLVNLIKEVQEVTLSVLESTLSLVSPFKAGSQPKGWSLVSKLLQHRTPSSEGHSNIAAMERIEIELHLINKNKSNKDVVKELEALDSSIQELAEMLEIVFRLLLKTRVSLLNILNH; via the coding sequence ATGGCAACTCCAAAATTCTCTAGTCACGCTCGTTCCATTAgtttgccttcttcatctcacCCTCTTCTCGTTACTGTTGAGGCACATATCCAAAGATTGAAGTCTTCAGAAGCAGCATCCTCAACTTCACAGTTATTAGCCTGCCAAAAATTGGATGGCCTCAAGAACTTGTACGAGTGCCTGGATGATGTGCTTCAGCTGCCTTTGAGCCAACAAGCTCTCTCCAATGAAGATGTCCTGGATGGATCTCTGATGCTGTTGGACATTTGTGGGGCAGTTAGAGACATCTATTCACAAATGAAGGAAACTGTCCAGGAACTTGAGTCATCTCTACGGAGAAAAAGAAATGGGGATCTGGCCAATGAAGTTAGCTCATATATGATCTCCAGAAAGCACTTGAATAAAATGATCAGCAAATGCTACAAAGATTTGAAGAAAGCAGTAAAAAACTGCAACTTGGAAGCAGTAAACAAAGAAGCTGAAAAACTGCCTTTGGTTAACCTGATCAAAGAAGTTCAAGAAGTTACTCTATCTGTCTTGGAGTCCACATTATCTTTGGTTTCTCCATTCAAAGCCGGATCACAGCCAAAGGGTTGGTCTTTGGTCTCAAAATTATTGCAGCACAGGACACCATCATCCGAAGGGCATTCCAATATTGCTGCAATGGAGCGAATAGAAATCGAGTTGCATCTGATAAACAAGAACAAGTCAAACAAAGACGTTGTAAAAGAACTCGAGGCCTTGGACTCGAGCATTCAAGAATTAGCAGAGATGCTTGAAATTGTCTTCAGGCTATTGCTAAAAACTAGAGTTTCGCTTCTCAACATCCTCAACCACTAG